The window aagcttatAATATCCCAGAATAGGGTGTGTTAAATAGATCATGTCTGAGTTTGTCTCAATATCACAATTTTGATAACCTACCACATGTAGGAGGCCTACTTATGACATAGCTGAGTAGCTTGTGCAGAACTGGTTAAGACGTGTCACAGACATATCTTAGGTAATTTCTTgctaaaaataatcatttaaaaaaagacttctAACGTCTCTAATTTTATGTACAATGCAGGAATTAGAagacccccccacacacacgcattcttgtgttgattattttctaatgttttctgATGACGTGAAACATGTTAACATCAAAAATGTTTGACTTAGGAGTGaatgtttattttccattatgATCTGCTTAGAAACACGTCCTTTTTTTCTAAGTTACACTGTGCAATGATATGTGAATATTCCTTTGTTATGTTGTCAAAAAATGCTTAGTTGGGTCTTTAAGATCTTGGGAAATTTCTGTtgtctgtgtattttaatgctaattatATGTTGGTGTGACCTTGCCTGTTTTAGAACCCCCATCATCCCCAGTGCCAGAATATGTGTTCAAGCCACCGTCACGGCCAGACTTTGGCACCATGGGCAGGACAATCAAGCTCCAGGCCAACTTCTTTGAGATGGAGATCCCCAAACTGGAGGTCTACCATTATGACATCGACATCAAGCCTGAGAAATGCCCCAGGAGGGTCAATCGGTATGTACATGTGTATGCTTGACCAGCAGCCCCTGGCACGTGGTAAACAAGTCATTGTGGTCATTTATTTGTTCCATTGTGTTCTCAGTGAAATTGTGGAGCACATGGTCCAgcactttaaaacacaaatcTTTGGTGATCGAAAGCCGGTGTATGACGGGAGGAAGAATCTCTACACCGCCATGCCCTTGCCCATTGGCAGAGACAAAGTATGGATATTTCAGGACAACCTGCAACAATACCACCTCTACTTTATATATTACATAAACATTGTTAAGTCTTAAAACATCACGGCAttgcctctgtctctttctttttttgcccgTCTACCACACAGGTGGAGCTTGAGGTAACCATTCCTGGTGAAGGCAAAGACCGCAGCTTCAAAGTATCTATCAAGTGGGTGTCCTGTGTCAGCCTGCAAGCTCTGCACGAGGCACTATCAGGACGGCTACCCAGCGTCCCCTTTGAGACCGTCCAAGCCTTGGATGTGGTCATGAGACATTTGCCCTCTATGAGGTGGGTTTTTCATCATTGAGCATTGATTCATCTATCGGTGATaaattgtcttgttttctttataGGTATATGGTTTTGCCatgttttgtcattaaaaaaaactttagaATTGCATCATCAATGACCATTCTTGTAAAGCCTTCAACCTGCTTTGAGGTGCAATCTCCATGTGTGTTCATATAAACAGAAACTAAATTCATCTACCACCCTGATAACGACAGATAAAATGACATGAATAAACAGAGCATGATTGGGAAGTGTTGCACAACCTGTTGTTCACTTATTTAATTTCTGGGCACACTACCAGGCTGAGATTGGTTACATTTGTGTCATTACAGAGTGATTATCGACTTGTAAATGCTTGAAACTTACATAAAATAGGTAATctgttgtgatatttttttGTGAGCAGGAACTGCACAGATGGCCAATTCTGATTCTGTTAATTATCCAAAGCATTTTTATGTTCCTGTGTCACAGATCTCTTTtggtttctgtgtctttttcttaAACCAGGTCACTGAATGGCTTCCGTTTCTCAGAACATGTCAGTCAGGTTTTCACTTCCCGCTGTCCTCTGTTACAGGTATACTCCAGTGGGCCGCTCTTTCTTCACTCCCTCAGAGGGATGTTCGAACCCCCTCGGTGGTGGCAGAGAGGTGTGGTTTGGCTTCCACCAGTCCGTCAGGCCCTCCCTTTGGAAAATGATGCTCAACATCGATGGTAATTTTCAAGTTGACTGTGCACAGGTTACATGAAGTACCTTTGTTTCAGTCAGTCTCATCTCTGTGTGCTGGTTTTCTTCGCAGTTTCGGCCACAGCATTCTACAAAGCCCAGCCTGTAATCGAGTTCATGTGTGAGGTCTTGGATTTCAAAAGCATTGAAGAACAACAGAAGCCCCTAACAGACTCTCAACGAGTGAAATTTACAAAGGAAATCAAAGGTAGGTGAAGCTCAGTAGCTCGCTTAGTAATGGCTATTGTAGTTCTTATTGTACCTTTATTTTGGGTGCATTGTGTTTATAATCAGATCGAAAATGTTGTCAGTTGCtacatctgtttttaattaatcattaaaaaagGCCTGATTCAATGTTCAGTTTGGAATCATTGAAGATAAGAACCTTTATTCCAAAACCATTTCAGTTTTCTACTTGAACAGTTCAGATATCTGTTATTACTCATGTCCTTTGTCACATGGCCATTCAAATGGACTTTCCTAGTTTTTGGGAATTTCTTCAGTTCTGTTTTCCTTTATCCTGATTCCTCCAACCAGGCCTGAAGGTGGAGATCACCCACTGTGggcagatgaagaggaagtACAGAGTGTGCAATGTGACCAGAAGACCAGCCAGCCACCAAACGTAAGAAGGCTCTTCTATCTCATCTATCTTCACAGTGTATCATTGTTAGTTGTACTGTTGCTGAAGTACGTCATCAGCAGTCAAGCATCAATAAAAGTGTTGTTTCATAAAACATATAAATTCAGAATGTGTGAAATCTGACAAGACGTGCTGTACTCTTGTGGTGTGTGCTTCCCTCAGGTTCCCACTGCAGCAGGAGAATGGCCAAACTATTGAATGCACAGTAGCACAGTACTTCAAAGAAAAGTACAAGCTCATACTGAGATACCCCCACCTCCCATGTCTACAGGTGGGACAGGAGCAGAAGCACACCTACCTACCTCTAGAGGTAAGCACCTTCAACCATGTGTACGTATTTGCTTTTTGAAAAGTTTCCCAATTCACTGTTCCTCTAACCCCGtttctgtttcatgtgtgtCCATTCCAGGTGTGTAACATAGTGGCAGGACAGCGTTGCATCAAAAAGCTGACGGACAATCAGACCTCCACTATGATCCGTGCCACAGCTCGATCGGCACCAGACCGTCAGGACGAGATCAGTAAATTGGTAAGCTGTGGTGAGATAGATATTAATAGAATGCAGCACAGACGTTAGCTCTGTGCCTGACAACTGTTAAAGCCTTAAAGCAGTTGTCAAGACCTTGGTTTCAACAAGCTACACTCCACTTATGCAACAAcgtcagacattaaacagtAAAAGTTGTTACATTGTGTCAGCTGCTACATGCCAGGATTAATAAATACTTGTGAACGCTAGAGCTCACTGCCCCAATCAGGCCAAAGCTGGAAATGctaccaggaaaaaaaaaaaagaaaaacccaaaTAACAAAAGTCTGTAACATCAGTGGTTGTAGCCAGCCCCTGACATGTGACTTCCCACGACAGAGAACTTtggaacatgcacacatgccagCTACTCCTGCCAACAAATACTCTTACCGACCAGTTGTTTGGTCATCTTGTTAACATTCACAACATTCACAATAATCCAATAATCAAGAACTCAAAGACTCCAGACAAATGAAAATTGGTAGCATCAATAGAAAAGAGACTTTAACAGAAATTGTGGTGGCTTAATAATGCATGAAGAGTCATTGGCTTTGTGGCCTGTTTTCTCGACTTATTTTCAAAAATAGACTTTCGTTGACTGTTAAGGCAAGATAAGAAAATGTGCCTCCCCGTGCTGCCAAGTGTTTGCTGATTGGCTACTGGAGAAGAAGGTTCATGACACTGGTTATGATTAGCCGGTACCTGACTAACCTACCATAGTTTTCAGTCAGTAGTAATTTCTATATGGTATGTTGGCTTGACACCAACACTGCCACAGCAACACATTGACAATTCGGCTTAGAAAATAATGCTAATTGGAAATGCGTATTACTGATATTCATTGGGGCTTTTCTTTAATGATATTTGTGAGAAACTATAAACACTATAAAAATATGCACAGTTGTTACAGTTGCCTTATATATCATGACTACACTTCaggaaaaatgcaaaaccttGAATAACATATTAAGACAGTTAAGTTTGCAGCCATTTGGATGAAGTTACAGGTGGAGATATTCACATCAAActgctgtgttgttctgtttttcagatGAGAAGTGCCAACTTCAACACTGACCCTTACGTTCGCGAATTTGGAGTGATGGTGAGGGATGAGATGACAGAAGTGAATGGCCGTGTCCTACAAGCACCTTCCATTCTGTATGGAGGCAGGGTACGTTCATCACCAGTTTTTAATGTCTCGATGGTGGCCTGGAGTTGATGTTACAGCAAGcccatttaacatttaatcagAAGGGCTGACTAGTAGCAATTTAGTTCTCATTAGTGGAAATGACATTTCAATATGTCAAATTATTCACTGGTTAAAATGTAATTGAAGATATCCGTAGAAAAAATCTAACatattacaaatatattttcacCTGCAGGAATTACATTTCAACTGAGTAAAACTGATTGCAAGATATCTTTACTTACAGACGTCAGTAATTCCTGTTTCACTAACGAACAGCTGCATTTCTGGCATGTCTGACATGTCAGCAAACCGCTTCAGATATGTGGGCGAGTATCATTCAAACCAAAAAGCCATTTTCCCACTTCTAAATAGACTAGGTCTTTAAATGTCAATACATGAATATTCAACAAATGATAATTAATACCATATTCATTTCAgatatgtttgtgtgaatgctGAATACTGAAAATGTCTTCAATGACATTTGATGAGTGGAAATTTTTTTAATatctaaaataaaattgtgAGGAGTTAAAAAAGGAATTGTATATATCTCAAGTATAATTGCTGCTATTATACATCTGATTTTCACTAGTTACAATTAGGTATCAACCTTTTCAATTTCCACCAGTGAGAATTTATTGGTTTATAATTGTAATCAAAATTTTTACTCGCGACAATTGAGTTGGAGATATCCTTCATTAGAATTGCAACTGGTTAAATTGAAATTATGCATGTGTCCATTTGAAATTATAAGTCTTATAACTTATAGATATCTGTTATTGAGTTAGTGGTAAAAGTTGTCTAGTTGTGATTAAGCTACAGAAATGGAACATTTCCACTAATAAGAAACTAATAATGCGCTTTTTATGCATGCAGCTgcaacacagttcatttgttgGTGTTACATTATAGTGGAATAGCTTTATCTCGTGTACAGTGACTAACACTAACAAGGCTGCCGTCATTTGCAGAACAAAGCAATAGCCACACCAATCCAGGGAGTATGGGACATGAGGAACAAGCAGTTCCACACTGGCATTGAGATCAAAGTGTGGGCCATCGCCTGCTTTGCACCACAGAGGCAGTGCACTGAACTCCTGCTCAAGTAAGTGAGGCACTCCAGCATGTCGCAGGTGGATTCCATGTCATTGTGAAGCTTTAGTTGGGTTTGATTTTCAGGCAGCCCATAATGAAGCGCTGATGGTGGAAAGTTGTGAGCATAGCTTAAGGGCTGAAACACACCCCATCgaagtacacaaacacatgggcACACTGAGCTATGAGCTGCAGCTCTAAATGTTGCAGTCACCGAAACAGCTCACAGCTGTCTTATTTGATTTGTGCCTCTGTTAGGACTTTCACAATTGTTACGACAGCCCAGTTTCCCATGTCTTTGGCTGTATTGCCCCCCTGAGGACTGAGGTATTTTAGCTCTACAGGGGCGTAGGAGTGCGTGTTGAGTACGTACAGCTGTGCCGTTCATTTGCGATGCCTTTGCTCAGGGCAGAGATACTGTTAGgtgctgtgtttatgtttttagcattttactTGCCCCTTATTTTCCTTAAATGTTTGCCTTTGACACTCACATTACTTTCGCTTGCAACCTAAACTGCTAAACCTCATAACAACATGACAGTTAACAAGCTCCTCATCTGTCTCAGAGCTTTCACAGATCAGCTGAGGAAGATTTCGAGGGACGCAGGGATGCCCATCCAGGGTCAGCCTTGCTTCTGTAAATACGCACAGGGAGCGGACAGCGTGGAGCCCATGTTCAGGCACCTCAAGTACACCTACCAGGGCCTCCAGCTGGTGGTCGTCATCCTGCCAGGGAAGACACCCGTCTACGGTGAGGGATCCACTCATACAGTTGCTTGTTCTTGTGTCATTTAGTGAGGAACTTGATtcatatttttctatttttggaGACTCGAAATCAGTGAGTCTTCTCAAAGccaaaaataattaacatttgaGTAAATAATACTACGACAGAATACAATTAGGATCGGACAGTTTAAGTTGTTAAAACAGATGTGTTGTGCTAATTGACACCGCAAACTGTAGTTGTTTAAAGcaaatgtttctgctgtaaGGCCTTGCTTAAAACAGACACGTTTCCAAATCAATGAGGATTTGTGTGATTACAGAGTGTTATATTTGAAGCTCTGGCAGTTGATCTAGTTTTTCTGAACATGCCTGCTGCTTCAGTGCCTGCTAAGCAAGTTTTACTGCTTCTATTTCTGCTTCAGGAATTGACCACAGGGAGACACAGGCCAAATAAAACTACATTCTCTCTTTGGTTATTTCCTGCATTCATTTCCCAACTCACAACTATATTTATATTACAAACCATGCCTTCGGTTGCAAATGGCTGTGGTTGGTCAGTGTACCCTGATGTGATGCACCACAACAGGCACTCAAAACACGAGTGTCGTACCTGATCATGTTTAACTGATATTTCCTTATCATCCTGCGGCGTGTTGTAGCTGAGGTGAAACGTGTTGGGGACACAGTACTTGGCATGGCCAcgcagtgtgtgcaggtgaagaATGTTCAAAAGACAACTCCTCAGACCCTCTCCAACCTCTGCCTGAAGATCAACGTAAAGCTGGGTGGTGTCAACAACATCCTCCTCCCGCAGGGCAGGTCAGTGAAGATACCGATTAATTAATCAGTGTGTATGTCTTTGAAATGTGGCACCCATCAAACTTGGAGAATATCGAACATTTTTCTGGTGCTGAATTTCACCTGTGTCAACACTCCAGGCCGTTGGTGTTCCAGCAGCCAGTGATCTTCCTTGGTGCAGATGTGACTCATCCACCTG of the Chelmon rostratus isolate fCheRos1 chromosome 16, fCheRos1.pri, whole genome shotgun sequence genome contains:
- the ago2 gene encoding protein argonaute-2 isoform X1, with amino-acid sequence MYSSAGASEMLEGPRSSGSASSEPPSSPVPEYVFKPPSRPDFGTMGRTIKLQANFFEMEIPKLEVYHYDIDIKPEKCPRRVNREIVEHMVQHFKTQIFGDRKPVYDGRKNLYTAMPLPIGRDKVELEVTIPGEGKDRSFKVSIKWVSCVSLQALHEALSGRLPSVPFETVQALDVVMRHLPSMRYTPVGRSFFTPSEGCSNPLGGGREVWFGFHQSVRPSLWKMMLNIDVSATAFYKAQPVIEFMCEVLDFKSIEEQQKPLTDSQRVKFTKEIKGLKVEITHCGQMKRKYRVCNVTRRPASHQTFPLQQENGQTIECTVAQYFKEKYKLILRYPHLPCLQVGQEQKHTYLPLEVCNIVAGQRCIKKLTDNQTSTMIRATARSAPDRQDEISKLMRSANFNTDPYVREFGVMVRDEMTEVNGRVLQAPSILYGGRNKAIATPIQGVWDMRNKQFHTGIEIKVWAIACFAPQRQCTELLLKAFTDQLRKISRDAGMPIQGQPCFCKYAQGADSVEPMFRHLKYTYQGLQLVVVILPGKTPVYAEVKRVGDTVLGMATQCVQVKNVQKTTPQTLSNLCLKINVKLGGVNNILLPQGRPLVFQQPVIFLGADVTHPPAGDGKKPSIAAVVGSMDAHPSRYCATVRVQQHRQDIIQDLATMVRELLIQFYKSTRFKPTRIIYYRDGISEGQFNQVLQHELLAIREACIKLEKDYQPGITFVVVQKRHHTRLFCMDRNERVGKSGNIPAGTTVDTKITHPSEFDFYLCSHAGIQGTSRPSHYHVLWDDNHFSSDELQVLTYQLCHTYVRCTRSVSIPAPAYYAHLVAFRARYHLVDKEHDSAEGSHTSGQSNGRDQQALAKAVQIHQDTLRTMYFA
- the ago2 gene encoding protein argonaute-2 isoform X2; protein product: MFEPPRWWQRGVVWLPPVRQALPLENDAQHRCQSHLCVLVFFAVSATAFYKAQPVIEFMCEVLDFKSIEEQQKPLTDSQRVKFTKEIKGLKVEITHCGQMKRKYRVCNVTRRPASHQTFPLQQENGQTIECTVAQYFKEKYKLILRYPHLPCLQVGQEQKHTYLPLEVCNIVAGQRCIKKLTDNQTSTMIRATARSAPDRQDEISKLMRSANFNTDPYVREFGVMVRDEMTEVNGRVLQAPSILYGGRNKAIATPIQGVWDMRNKQFHTGIEIKVWAIACFAPQRQCTELLLKAFTDQLRKISRDAGMPIQGQPCFCKYAQGADSVEPMFRHLKYTYQGLQLVVVILPGKTPVYAEVKRVGDTVLGMATQCVQVKNVQKTTPQTLSNLCLKINVKLGGVNNILLPQGRPLVFQQPVIFLGADVTHPPAGDGKKPSIAAVVGSMDAHPSRYCATVRVQQHRQDIIQDLATMVRELLIQFYKSTRFKPTRIIYYRDGISEGQFNQVLQHELLAIREACIKLEKDYQPGITFVVVQKRHHTRLFCMDRNERVGKSGNIPAGTTVDTKITHPSEFDFYLCSHAGIQGTSRPSHYHVLWDDNHFSSDELQVLTYQLCHTYVRCTRSVSIPAPAYYAHLVAFRARYHLVDKEHDSAEGSHTSGQSNGRDQQALAKAVQIHQDTLRTMYFA